A region of the bacterium genome:
CCAGCGCATGCAGTGGAAGATGCGGCCGGGGCCGAGCCGACGCTGGGCGATCCGGAAACCGGCGCCGCGCTGCCCGAGCAGGTTCGATTCCGGCACGCGAACGTTGCGTAGAGAGATCTCGCAATGCCCCCCGTGCCGGCCCATCACCCGGGGCTCTCGCACGATCTCGTAGCCGGGCGCATCCGTCGGCACGATGATCATGCTGAAGGCATCGTGATCGGGCACGTCGGTCTCGGTCCGGCACATGATGGTGGTATACGCCGCGACGTCCGCGCCCGAGGTGAACCACTTCCGCCCGTTGACGACCCATTCGCCGTTCTCGAGCACAGCGGAAGTCTGGAGCTGAGTCGGATCCGAGCTCCCCACGTCGGGCTCCGTCATGCCGAAGCTGGGGAAGACCTCGCCATCCACCAGCGGTTTGAGGTAGCGATCCCGCCAGTCGTCCGACGCGAACTCCTTCAGCATGATCGAATCCTGGAGCGAGTGCGTGCCGAGCACGACCATCGCGGGCGACGAACGGCCGACCACCTCGTTGACGTAGACATAGTCGAGGAACGGCAGCCCCTGCCCGCCGATCTCCTTGGGGTGACCGAGGGCCCAGAGCCCTGCGGCCTTCGCCTCGTTCATCAGGTTGCCCAGCACCTGGCGCCCCTCTGCGCTGTTCCGCTCCTCGAGGACGTGCTCGACCGGGTAGATCTTCTCTTCGATGAAGCTCTGCACGGCGGCGCGGATGGGTTGGACGTGCTCGGGAACCTGGAAGGTCATGGGGTCTCCTCGCGTCGGGCGAATTCCGGGATGCTACCGCGGAGTGGGCAAGTGGCGCCCCGAAACGCATCGCCGGAATCGGTACGACCGACTTCGTCGTGCAGGATCACCTCCACGGCTTGTCGCATGACCACGACCAGATCGCACAGTCGGCGCCCTCGTGACATCTCCCGAGCCATCGATCGCCTTGCGGATCGGGGGAGGAGGGGTCGTACTCGGCCTCTTGCGGCGCAGGCGAGCCGAGTAGCACCGGGAAGCACCAACCCTCCATCACAGCGGTTTCCCAGAGAATGGCGGAGAGGGTGGGATTCGAACCCACGGAAGGCTTGCACCTTCACCTGATTTCGAGTCAGCAAATTCGCCCTACGCCCCATCGCGACCGGATTCGCTGGCTTGCGCTAAGTGCTGGATTCCGGTTGACAATCCGTCTCCCTCATCGATCTTGGGTTCGCTGGATTGCGACCCGGTTCGCCGCGTCGCTGCCCACAATGTGCCCACAAAATGAGGTGCCGAGA
Encoded here:
- a CDS encoding acyl-CoA dehydrogenase — protein: MTFQVPEHVQPIRAAVQSFIEEKIYPVEHVLEERNSAEGRQVLGNLMNEAKAAGLWALGHPKEIGGQGLPFLDYVYVNEVVGRSSPAMVVLGTHSLQDSIMLKEFASDDWRDRYLKPLVDGEVFPSFGMTEPDVGSSDPTQLQTSAVLENGEWVVNGRKWFTSGADVAAYTTIMCRTETDVPDHDAFSMIIVPTDAPGYEIVREPRVMGRHGGHCEISLRNVRVPESNLLGQRGAGFRIAQRRLGPGRIFHCMRWLGQAQRAFDLMCERANSRRVFGKTLGGHQQIQKFIFDSLCEIQGSRMLTLAAAQKIDQGDEARVEIGMIKVVGASMLHNVIDRAIQVHGAKGVTDDTPLERMYREARFARIYDGPDEVHVMTTARRVLKSYAIGDGWDFGLR